A genomic segment from Estrella lausannensis encodes:
- the gspE gene encoding type II secretion system ATPase GspE gives MEVLDTLPLSALPRSYYEKVSYAFAKKNLVLPIAVEEETVIVAINDPLHLEPLEEIRIILGLDVRAVFAPKEIILHAIQHFYNQEKGAASQLIADLRGDSEDLVKEGEIESYDLLDRKLGQSPIIKLLNLILTEAIQQGASDIHFEPGADGLKVRYRIDGVLQSRHAPSQEFQAPLLTRIKVMAKLDIAEHRLPQDGRIKLKMGPREIDFRVSTVPVVGGERIVLRILDKGNVVLGLDKIGMLPEVLEEFQKLISLPEGIILVTGPTGSGKTTTLYSAICEMADDEINIMTVEDPVEYNLKGIAQIAVRHKIGLSFASGLRHILRQDPDVVMIGEIRDAETAEISIQASLTGHLVLSTLHTNDAPSAITRLVDMGIEPYLLSSSIAGVLAQRLVRTICNNCKRRVEPTLREVKSIGLKESELNRAHFSEGAGCERCYGSGYRGRHGIYELMVVNNVIHKQIVTSPDAIELRRLALESGMVSLLAHGAELVRQGVTTIAEVLRATRGVEGEG, from the coding sequence ATGGAGGTGCTAGATACCCTTCCTTTAAGCGCGCTGCCCAGATCCTATTACGAAAAGGTCTCTTACGCCTTCGCCAAGAAAAACTTGGTGCTCCCGATTGCCGTCGAAGAGGAAACTGTTATCGTCGCGATCAATGACCCTTTGCATTTAGAGCCTCTTGAGGAGATCCGAATTATTTTAGGCCTCGATGTAAGGGCGGTTTTTGCCCCGAAAGAGATTATACTCCACGCCATCCAGCATTTTTATAATCAGGAGAAGGGGGCCGCCTCCCAGCTGATCGCCGATCTTAGGGGCGATAGCGAGGATCTTGTCAAGGAAGGAGAGATCGAATCCTACGATCTTTTGGACCGTAAATTGGGGCAGTCTCCTATCATCAAGCTGCTCAACCTCATTTTGACGGAGGCGATTCAGCAAGGGGCTTCCGATATTCATTTTGAGCCTGGAGCCGATGGCCTGAAAGTGCGGTATCGCATTGACGGTGTTTTACAGAGCCGGCACGCTCCTTCCCAGGAGTTTCAGGCTCCTCTTTTAACCCGTATTAAAGTCATGGCAAAGCTTGATATCGCCGAGCACCGCCTTCCCCAGGATGGCAGGATCAAGTTAAAGATGGGGCCAAGGGAAATCGACTTCAGGGTGAGTACTGTCCCTGTAGTCGGCGGCGAGCGCATCGTCTTGCGTATACTTGATAAGGGAAACGTCGTCCTTGGATTGGACAAAATAGGGATGCTTCCCGAAGTGCTCGAAGAGTTTCAGAAGCTCATCTCGCTGCCGGAAGGAATCATCTTGGTCACAGGGCCGACAGGAAGCGGTAAAACGACGACCCTCTATAGCGCCATTTGCGAGATGGCCGATGATGAAATCAATATTATGACCGTCGAGGATCCTGTTGAGTATAACCTGAAAGGGATAGCACAGATTGCAGTCAGACACAAAATCGGACTTAGTTTCGCTTCGGGCTTAAGGCATATTTTGAGACAGGATCCTGATGTCGTGATGATAGGTGAAATCCGCGACGCAGAAACAGCGGAGATCTCCATTCAGGCATCACTGACGGGTCACCTTGTTTTAAGCACCCTCCACACCAACGATGCACCGTCGGCCATCACAAGGCTTGTCGACATGGGAATTGAGCCCTATCTTCTCTCGTCGTCTATCGCGGGCGTACTCGCTCAGCGACTTGTCAGAACGATTTGCAACAACTGCAAGAGGAGAGTCGAACCTACGCTTCGCGAGGTTAAAAGCATCGGTTTAAAAGAGAGCGAGCTGAATAGGGCTCACTTTTCTGAGGGGGCCGGATGCGAGAGGTGTTATGGATCGGGCTACCGGGGAAGGCACGGTATTTATGAACTGATGGTTGTCAATAACGTGATTCATAAACAAATCGTGACAAGTCCTGACGCTATCGAATTGAGAAGGCTGGCTTTGGAAAGCGGCATGGTGTCTCTCCTCGCGCACGGTGCTGAACTCGTCAGACAAGGTGTTACAACCATTGCAGAAGTGTTGCGTGCCACACGTGGCGTTGAAGGCGAGGGGTAA
- a CDS encoding type II secretion system protein, translated as MSSSLFKKKLYKQTKRCITLVEMMVVIFIIGLIVSVIGFRYQGGLEKGKAFKTETSIDKVETILNLQVAEKPQLLDNIEKDWKEIIRKDSLVKDPEALIKDGWGDDLEVDLDDNKAIRVKSKNLDAYKSKNK; from the coding sequence ATGTCTTCGTCACTTTTTAAAAAGAAACTATATAAACAAACCAAACGATGCATCACTTTGGTCGAGATGATGGTTGTTATCTTCATCATCGGCCTCATCGTTTCTGTCATCGGCTTCAGATATCAGGGGGGACTCGAAAAGGGTAAGGCCTTCAAGACAGAGACATCCATCGACAAGGTAGAGACGATTTTAAACCTGCAGGTTGCTGAAAAGCCGCAACTTTTGGACAACATCGAAAAAGACTGGAAAGAGATCATCAGGAAAGATTCCTTGGTCAAGGATCCTGAAGCGCTGATTAAAGACGGCTGGGGAGATGATCTGGAAGTCGATTTGGATGACAACAAAGCCATCCGTGTGAAATCAAAAAATCTTGATGCTTATAAGAGCAAGAATAAATAA
- a CDS encoding type II secretion system protein GspD — MTNQSKILTELHSLLPIRQLASQTVAAAFLLLVPFHALSGQTIAEKKASLSQGSASKDLSPEMQKFLLQVNNELKEHREILRELYGEAEDLYQKGVSDAEWKQLLEEIRLVRSNIQVLEESWRKMAEEHNQQEDYALWHQPDTTLGDLVIDYGSSDYVYLITPDIASIPISVNSNIAIPRSSWTEMLTTILAQNGVGIKELNPYLRSLYLTKEDFSTVKELTNKRESLELLAPYDRILYILTPNPLEVRRVFLFLDKFADRSTTDLQTIGRDILITGPVQSVQELLKLYDFIEKTTGGREYKVIALKKTDPQEMAKVLTEIFGQFSVIPDTISQGEGVNDGGRSERQDSAGLKVIGLSHLARAIILIGTKEEIKKGEDIIYQVESEVGESLEKIVFTYHCKHTDPGELAAILEKVYLQMISSNVILTDPAGGDASQKASQRQNVAITEINNPDRDKLPEQLYHEKFFEEGTYAVNPAPVQPNRPREPKPDPNKGRENFFVDPKTGAIVMVVEALAVPKLKDLIRKLDVPKKMVQVEVLLFEKRMEKENSFGMTLLRMGTNASQTNKAGVSFNDIETSTANEGIFRFFLSQMKHSWMPAYDLAYKFLLSCDDVTINASPSVVTMNQTKATININEEISLNTGIFEVETSKGVTLKDAFTRAQYGITIDVTPTVHMRNDEEGIPFGEEADYVSLETDIFFQTIQPGSDPSRPNVITRHIDNVVRIPDGQTVILGGLRRKISSDQKDSIPFFGELPGIGKLFSNTVLKDSSVEMFIFLTPKIISDPQEDFARLRCEEMTRRPGDTPGFLKRLVLARECEKNRLMEGYMTMLFGRERERFYYRPGEYYGH; from the coding sequence ATGACCAATCAATCAAAAATTCTAACAGAACTTCACTCTCTTTTACCGATTCGGCAGCTAGCGAGCCAGACGGTTGCCGCTGCTTTCCTTTTATTGGTTCCTTTTCATGCCCTTTCGGGGCAGACGATCGCTGAAAAGAAAGCCAGTCTTTCTCAGGGAAGTGCGTCGAAAGATTTAAGCCCGGAAATGCAGAAGTTTCTCTTGCAGGTCAACAATGAACTGAAAGAGCATCGTGAAATTTTACGCGAGCTCTATGGAGAGGCGGAAGATCTTTACCAAAAAGGAGTTTCCGACGCTGAGTGGAAGCAGCTTTTAGAGGAGATCAGACTCGTCAGGAGCAATATCCAGGTTCTAGAGGAGAGCTGGCGCAAGATGGCGGAAGAGCATAATCAGCAGGAAGATTATGCGCTGTGGCACCAGCCTGATACAACGCTTGGTGATCTTGTCATCGACTACGGCTCTTCAGACTACGTTTATCTGATCACACCCGATATAGCCTCCATCCCCATCAGTGTCAATTCCAACATCGCCATTCCAAGATCTTCCTGGACAGAGATGCTGACCACAATTCTGGCTCAAAACGGGGTCGGGATCAAGGAGTTGAACCCTTACCTGCGCTCTCTCTACTTGACTAAAGAGGATTTTTCCACGGTTAAAGAACTCACGAACAAGAGAGAATCGCTGGAGTTGCTGGCTCCCTACGACCGTATACTTTATATCCTCACCCCCAATCCTCTGGAAGTGAGAAGGGTCTTTCTGTTTCTGGACAAGTTCGCCGACCGATCGACAACTGATCTTCAGACCATCGGACGCGACATTTTGATTACTGGTCCTGTCCAATCTGTTCAGGAGCTGCTCAAGCTCTATGATTTTATCGAGAAGACGACAGGAGGGCGGGAGTACAAGGTCATCGCGCTGAAAAAAACCGATCCTCAAGAGATGGCAAAAGTTCTGACGGAGATCTTCGGACAGTTTTCGGTGATTCCCGATACTATTTCCCAGGGAGAAGGCGTAAACGATGGAGGGCGCTCCGAAAGGCAGGACTCTGCCGGCCTGAAAGTGATTGGACTCTCCCATCTTGCACGGGCGATCATCTTGATCGGAACCAAAGAGGAGATCAAAAAAGGCGAAGATATCATCTATCAGGTGGAGTCAGAGGTTGGCGAGTCGCTGGAGAAGATAGTCTTTACCTACCACTGCAAGCACACAGATCCGGGCGAACTGGCCGCTATTTTAGAGAAAGTCTATCTACAGATGATTTCAAGTAACGTCATTCTGACAGATCCTGCCGGTGGAGACGCAAGTCAAAAGGCCAGCCAAAGGCAGAATGTCGCCATCACCGAGATCAATAATCCTGACCGCGACAAGCTGCCGGAGCAGCTATACCATGAGAAGTTCTTTGAGGAAGGCACCTACGCCGTCAACCCGGCTCCGGTGCAGCCGAATAGACCGAGGGAGCCAAAACCCGATCCCAATAAGGGCAGAGAGAACTTTTTTGTCGATCCGAAGACCGGAGCTATTGTCATGGTCGTGGAGGCTCTTGCCGTTCCCAAGTTGAAAGATCTGATCAGAAAGCTGGATGTCCCTAAAAAGATGGTTCAGGTAGAAGTTTTGCTTTTTGAGAAGAGGATGGAGAAGGAGAACTCCTTTGGAATGACGCTTTTGCGCATGGGGACAAATGCCTCCCAAACCAATAAGGCAGGAGTGAGTTTCAACGATATTGAAACAAGCACTGCGAACGAAGGCATTTTCCGCTTTTTCCTAAGTCAGATGAAGCACTCCTGGATGCCCGCTTACGATCTGGCCTATAAATTTTTGCTGTCGTGCGACGACGTCACAATCAATGCCAGCCCGTCCGTTGTTACAATGAACCAGACCAAGGCGACGATCAACATCAACGAAGAAATCTCGCTCAACACGGGTATTTTCGAGGTGGAGACTAGTAAGGGTGTGACTCTGAAGGATGCTTTCACGCGTGCTCAGTACGGTATTACGATTGATGTCACGCCGACCGTCCATATGCGCAACGACGAAGAGGGCATCCCATTCGGCGAAGAAGCAGATTACGTTTCTTTGGAAACCGATATCTTCTTCCAGACGATACAGCCCGGATCCGACCCGTCCCGTCCGAATGTGATCACAAGGCATATTGACAACGTTGTCAGGATACCCGATGGGCAGACTGTCATTTTAGGCGGACTTCGCAGAAAAATCTCATCCGATCAAAAAGACAGCATTCCCTTTTTCGGTGAGTTGCCGGGTATCGGCAAGCTTTTCAGCAACACCGTTTTGAAAGACTCATCTGTGGAGATGTTTATATTCTTAACACCTAAAATTATTTCCGATCCTCAGGAAGATTTTGCACGCCTCCGCTGCGAAGAGATGACACGCCGTCCGGGTGATACTCCAGGATTTCTCAAGCGCCTTGTTCTTGCGCGGGAGTGTGAAAAAAACAGGCTCATGGAGGGGTATATGACTATGCTCTTTGGCAGGGAAAGAGAGCGGTTCTATTACAGGCCCGGTGAGTATTATGGCCACTAA
- a CDS encoding type II secretion system F family protein codes for MPLFTYQALDSQGKKVSGVQDGMNEKEAREKIRAQGLVLIKLEAKKETASKSHFSLSDLKTFTLEMGELVSAKVPLYDSLSTVEEQSRGEKYHPVLLSLCESIKSGTPLSDAMSEYPKSFDTLYVAMIKAGEQSGSLETVFKRLNSYLGKKEKLQRQLMTAMIYPVVLSMFSLIVIGVLLGYVVPSIEGLFEGREMNGFTEAVIGVSHFLTNWWWVYLPLSGAAIFIGWRQLRKEQGRLAMERLAIRLPLVRKLIINSALARFSRTMATLMAGGLTIIESLRISSKVLASKPLEEDMLKVEERIVQGGSLSRELAKIQWMPGLVAKMLAVGEEAGAQETMFNKIADIYEDEVEKLIDRIMALSQPAILVVMGSIVALIMLAVLLPLTDIPNLS; via the coding sequence ATGCCTTTATTCACCTACCAAGCCCTTGACTCTCAGGGAAAGAAAGTATCCGGCGTTCAGGACGGAATGAACGAAAAAGAGGCTCGCGAAAAAATCCGGGCTCAAGGGCTTGTCTTGATTAAGCTGGAAGCGAAGAAAGAGACAGCAAGCAAAAGCCACTTCTCCCTTTCGGATCTGAAGACTTTTACCCTCGAAATGGGCGAGCTTGTCAGCGCAAAAGTGCCTCTTTATGATAGCTTAAGCACCGTAGAGGAGCAGTCCCGCGGGGAGAAATACCATCCGGTCCTCCTCTCCCTCTGCGAAAGCATTAAGTCGGGGACTCCGCTCTCCGATGCGATGTCTGAGTATCCGAAAAGCTTCGACACCCTTTATGTCGCGATGATCAAGGCTGGCGAGCAATCCGGTTCTTTGGAGACGGTTTTTAAACGGCTGAACTCCTACCTTGGAAAAAAAGAGAAGCTGCAGCGGCAGCTGATGACCGCGATGATCTACCCTGTCGTCCTCTCCATGTTCTCGCTGATTGTCATCGGGGTGCTGCTTGGCTATGTCGTTCCCTCCATCGAAGGGCTTTTCGAGGGAAGGGAGATGAATGGGTTTACTGAGGCTGTGATTGGAGTCAGCCATTTTCTGACTAACTGGTGGTGGGTTTATCTGCCTCTTTCCGGTGCCGCCATTTTCATTGGCTGGAGGCAGCTTAGAAAAGAGCAGGGCCGTCTTGCGATGGAGCGCCTTGCCATCCGTTTACCGCTCGTGAGGAAGTTGATCATCAATTCCGCTTTGGCCAGGTTTTCAAGAACGATGGCCACTCTCATGGCGGGAGGTCTGACAATTATCGAGTCGCTCCGCATCTCGTCCAAGGTTCTCGCAAGCAAGCCTCTTGAGGAGGATATGCTTAAGGTAGAAGAGAGGATCGTCCAGGGAGGTTCCTTAAGCCGGGAACTGGCGAAAATTCAATGGATGCCCGGACTTGTCGCGAAAATGCTGGCGGTAGGGGAAGAGGCTGGCGCACAGGAAACGATGTTTAATAAAATAGCGGATATCTACGAAGATGAGGTCGAAAAATTGATCGACAGGATCATGGCCCTTTCCCAGCCTGCGATTTTGGTTGTGATGGGATCGATTGTAGCCTTGATCATGTTGGCTGTTTTACTGCCCCTTACGGATATTCCCAATCTGTCTTGA
- a CDS encoding type II secretion system protein yields MIFRNGQRIGRRCLTLIEMLIVIAVLSFVGSLVAFGIHAARQKQLFLSEAEEVLKAARMAQDLLLILDADTTLKFQADEEGILYWISVEGGKADSFMRNLNKKRRLKSIHVVEFDDGMADREEGQLSLHFLSSGSSLPKGILRISTALSSKEDSALSRYIAFSGYPSYIRSVSTMEEARSIIEEDNEGGELVVRMMQEEVAQLSQRGTAVEGKSESKKPDEKNSP; encoded by the coding sequence ATGATTTTCAGGAACGGTCAACGAATTGGAAGGCGGTGTCTCACGCTGATCGAGATGCTGATAGTGATCGCCGTCCTTTCGTTTGTTGGCTCTCTTGTCGCTTTTGGCATTCATGCGGCCCGGCAAAAGCAACTGTTTCTCTCGGAAGCCGAAGAGGTGCTAAAGGCGGCAAGGATGGCTCAAGACCTCCTCCTCATACTCGACGCGGACACGACTCTTAAATTCCAGGCCGATGAGGAAGGTATCTTGTATTGGATATCTGTCGAGGGCGGAAAAGCGGATTCTTTCATGCGTAACTTAAATAAGAAAAGACGGCTCAAAAGCATCCATGTTGTCGAATTCGATGACGGCATGGCTGACAGGGAGGAAGGGCAGCTTTCCCTGCATTTTCTCTCATCCGGCTCCAGTCTACCCAAGGGTATATTAAGGATCTCGACGGCGCTGTCTTCAAAAGAAGACTCAGCTCTCAGCCGCTATATTGCCTTCTCCGGCTACCCTTCCTACATACGTTCTGTTTCGACGATGGAGGAGGCACGCTCGATCATTGAGGAAGACAACGAAGGGGGGGAATTGGTCGTAAGGATGATGCAGGAGGAGGTCGCTCAGTTGAGTCAAAGAGGGACTGCCGTAGAAGGAAAATCCGAAAGCAAAAAGCCCGATGAGAAAAATTCTCCATAA